The Chitinophaga pinensis DSM 2588 region CCAATGAGCCCCAAATCGCAGAAACACACCTATAACGCATTACGCAGACTGGGAGTGAAAATCAAGCTAAAAACGAGGGTAAAGGACTTTGTGGACGATCAGGTCATCCTGAACAATGGCGATACGATTCATACCAGCACCCTGATCTGGGCAGCCGGCGTAACCGCTTATCTGCATGAGGGAATTCCTATTGCCAGTACAGGTCCGGGCAGAAGGATGATGACCGACGCCTTTAACAGGGTCATCGGTGTAGATGATATTTATGCTATCGGCGATACCTGTCTTACCAAAACCGACAGTAACTTCCCTGAAGGCCATCCACAGCTGGCACAGGTAGCCCTGCAACAGGGACGTAACCTGGCTAAGAACTTCTCGCTGATGGTGGATAATAAACAGCTGAAGCCTTTCAGTTATGTAGATAAAGGTACCATGGCTATCATTGGCCGTAACAATGCGGTGGCAGATATACCATCGCCCAAGCTGCACTTTAATGGCTTTATAGCCTGGGCGATGTGGTTGTTTGTACACGTCATGGCGCTTATTAACTATCGTAACAGACTGAAGACTATGTACAACTGGACAGTGGCATATTTCACCAGGGACCAGGCATTACGCATGATCATTAAACCGATCCTGCGCCAGCCAGAGGTAAAACCTGAAGTGAAGGCAGCTGAACCAGCCGCTGTTAAATCTTCAACCTGATCTTTTTCTTTTCCATCCATCCTACCAGGAGAATTACCAGGAAAGCAATTGCTACTGACCTGAGCAGCCCCGTCATGCCTTCACTCAACCACGCGGGAAAATGAAAGCCGGCCAGCATCAGCAGTGAATACAGCAGGTATGGTATCAGGTAACAGGTCAGCGTACTGGTGCCAGCCGGACGTATGGCCTTGAACCAGTTCATCTTTCCTTTGATATCGACCAGCCATATCATCGCTGTAAATACCAGTATACTGATTCCACTGCATATGAATACCCAGGCGGGTGTGGAACGTATTTTAGAGATCCCTTCTGTGTAGGGACGCAATACGAAACCGGCAATAATCGCCAATATGCCCAATCCGAGGAAAACGGGCAGCACAGCGCCTTGTTTACCTTTCTTGTCGAGTAGCGTATACAGGGAAGAGATCACCGCACCAGCCACAATCAGGGATACCGAAGAAGCATCGCCTATTATCGGTATATCGACATGTAATATGCCTGCGTGCGTCAGTATATTAATCAGCAGAAAAAGGCCCAGAATAGCCGTAATCGCTGCAAACCGGCCTTTTACCACAAGGTAAAGCGTAGCGGAAACCAAATATGCCCATCCGATGATACCCAGGATACCCCACCAGGATGGCTGCATCCAGTGAGGATCTTCTGCAGAACCCCCTTTATAGAGGGCCGCCAATAGCCCTAAAAGGACAATACCTGCCCCGGTAAGGGTATATTTACGAGCTGCCTTCATATCTGGCGGATAATCGAGCCATACAAGGAAAAAGCCGATGGTGATCAGCAGTTCCCACAAAGCGTAAGGAATGACTGCGGCGGCACTGTAACTTTCGAGATTTACATGAAAGAATCCCATGACGATCATGGCCAGGGACCTTAACAGGATGTGTGATTCGATACTGAAGAAAGAGTCCTGTTTGCTGATACGTTTACCGATCGCAAATGGAATGGAGAGGCCGACAATGAACAGGAAAGCCGGGAATACGGTATCGGCGAAGCCCATACCATCATCCTGGGCTTTAACATGGTCGATCCACTCAGGGATGTTTTTCACACCGCTTACATCGTTGACAAAGATCATGGTAAGCATGGTAAGGGCGCGGAATGCGTCGATTGACAAAAGGCGTTGGGAGGGTTTAAGCATGCTATAAGGTATCAATATTTTTTCCGTTATTCAATAGTCCCTGCTGTTGCATATGCAATATTTTCAACAGCACCCCGTTTGTCCATCCGAATCCATCCTGGTTGGGATATTCGCCCCCTCCTCCTGTCAGCGAGGTATCTTTTACATTATACTTTTCAAGTAGTTTACCAGTCTGTTTAAATACCCTGATATTCTGACGGGACCAGCGATCTGCAATTTCTGAGGCCAGGGTTGTTTTATCATAATTGAGTAGTCCATTGATAGCCATCCATTGCAGCGGCGCCCAGCCATTAGGTGCGTCCCATTGCTCGCCGGTTTCGAAAGGTGTGGAGACCAGTCCGCCGGGATACAGAAATTCTTTCTGCAACACCAGGGTCATACTATCCGCCTGACCTGCTCTGGCAATACCAAAAAAGAAGGGGTACATGCCACCCAGGCTTAGTACAGATGTTCTCTTTTCTTTCTTAAAATCATAATCCCGGAAGAAACCTGTTTTCGGATCCCAGCAGTAACGGAGAATGGCGTCTCTGCGGGTAGCGGCAGCGGATTCGTATTGCAGGGCTTTCAGCGTATTGCCTTTCATGTTATAGGCATCGGCAAGGGTCTGCTCCAGGTTATACAGGAGGCAGTTCAGATCAACGGGGATGATATCTGTAATATGGATGGTTTCCAGTGATTTTCCGTCTTCAAACCAGCGACAGCTATAATCCCAGCCCGATTCTGCCCCGGTCCGGAGTTCGCGGTACACGGCATCATGTAAAGGCGACTTTTTAGCGGTCAGGATATCTTCCCGCCAGGATTCTTCTCTTGGCCAGGTTCCCCGGTCCCAGTAACGGTTTAGCGTCGTACCATCCTTCAGCGTAATCAGGTGTTCTGCAGTATGTTGTCCTTCAGTAGGTTTTTTCATCCAGAAGTGATACTCCTTTTCAAGGACGTCGAGATAAGTGGTCAGGATCTCCTGTTTATGGTCTTCTTTTGCCGATACCAGCAATTGTACCATGAGTGCGAAGTAAGGCGGTTGAGAGCGGGTAAGGTAATAGGTGCGGTTGCCGTTGGGAATGAAGCCGTATGTGCGGATAAGGTAAGCGAAGTTTTTAATCATATGCTCTATGAGATCGATCCGGCCGCTTTCTTTCAGTCCTAACATGGTAAAATAGCTGTCCCAGTAGTAGACCTCACGGAAACGTCCCCCCGGCACCACATAAGGATCTGGCAGCGGTATCAGGGAACCCCAGGTATTAGCGGTATCCGGTAAACGTTTTAAGACATTCCACAAGGATTCGATATGAGCGATCACGTCCTGGGCGGTATCCGTTACATAAGCGGAGGTTGCGGCAGCCGGTACGTAAAAATGATTGTGTACGAACGTCGACAGGTCAAACCCAACGGCAGTACGTTCTTTTGCATAAGATTGCAGTACGCTGGCCGGCGAAGCTTTTGGCGCACAGTCTGCGAATGTTTTACTGTCCGGGAAGATACGCGCTGTCTGTACCTCTTCAAATAATCCGGGGAATTCCTGACGTGGGGAACGTTCTTTTACAAGTGGCTGCTCCTGGTGCTTACAGGCCATAAAACTGGCTATAGCCCCGGTGATGAGCAAAAGTTTTCCATTCATATTTACGTGGTTTCTATATTAAAGGCTACCCTGGTTACCGGTTGACGCGGTTCAGCAGTATAGCGAAAGATCGCATGTATTCTCGCGTTGTATTGACATCACTTTCCGCACCAACAAGTAATTGCCTGAGATCTTCCATCTGTCGCATCAATTCTGCTGAGATGTTATACTTTTTCAGGATAGTAATGGCTTCATCTACCTGTGGCATTGCATAGCTGTGAATCCTGAAGGTGTAAGGCGGGTCAAGGAAATAAGATTTGATCTCTGCGAGTCGTATGATATCCGGATTACTTATTTTCATAATTACACTTTTCAAGCAAACAAAGTGCAAAGTTACGCTATTACGAGGGGATAGCGATAAATTTATCCCTTTTCTACCCTAACGGGACAATCCGTACTTTTGCCGCAGCCGAAAATTTACAGATAATGAGTTTGCTGAAAGATCTCTACTCCCCTGCCTTTTACGACGGATTGGCCAATATACTGGTAAAAACGATTCCTGCATTCAATAAACAAAAATTCATCCAACGGATCTACCAGCCAGGTTTTCAAGAAAAAGAGCTGAAAGAGCGGATGAAACACACCACGGAGGTATTACATGAGTTTCTGCCTGCTGACTACAAAAAGGCGGTCCCATTGATCAAAGACAGTATCGACGCGCTCAGAAAGGCGGGTTATGGAGAGGCGCTGGAATTTATCTTCTTTCCGGATTATCTGGCTACTTACGGACTGGAACACTACGATATATCCGTAAAAGCCCTTGAGTTTGTGACACAGTTTATTACCTGCGAATTTGCGGTAAGGCCGTTTCTGATTAAATATGGCGACAAAATGATGCAACAGATGCAGACCTGGTCTTCGCATAAAAACGCCAAAGTACGCAGATTGTCCACAGAGGGCTGTCGTCCCCGACTTCCCTGGGCAATAGCAGTACCATTCCTGAAGAAAGATCCGTCTTCCATACTTCCTATCCTGGAAAACCTGAAACAGGATCCTTCCGAGTCCGTAAGACGTAGCGTGGCCAACAACCTCAATGACATTGCCAAGGACCATCCGCGTCTGGTCATTGCCATCGCTTCCAAATGGAAGGGGCTTGGTAAAGAAACAGCTGCCATTATTAAACATGGCAGCCGTACCCTGCTCAAACAGGGACATAAAGAAATCCTGGCTCATTATGGCCTGGAAAGCGTGCATGTTGCCTTCAGCAACTTCAAAGTACTGACTCCGAAAGTGAAAACCGGCGATAGTCTGGCATTCTCGTTTACCGTCAGGAATAAAGATGCGCAGGCACAGACC contains the following coding sequences:
- a CDS encoding NAD(P)/FAD-dependent oxidoreductase — translated: MESSETREQAIKVVIIGGGFAGINLAQKLQRDKRFDITLVDKNNYNFFPPLIYQLATGFLETSSICYPFRKLFRDKPNLHFHMGEFQKVDPAAHTIYLNNGELQYDYLVFATGTETNYFGNDNIKKRAIPMKTVNDALEMRNRLLKRLEIASITKDPIERKKLTTIVIAGGGPTGVEVSGMLAELRKYVIRKDYPELEGQGGEIYLVNGGESLLEPMSPKSQKHTYNALRRLGVKIKLKTRVKDFVDDQVILNNGDTIHTSTLIWAAGVTAYLHEGIPIASTGPGRRMMTDAFNRVIGVDDIYAIGDTCLTKTDSNFPEGHPQLAQVALQQGRNLAKNFSLMVDNKQLKPFSYVDKGTMAIIGRNNAVADIPSPKLHFNGFIAWAMWLFVHVMALINYRNRLKTMYNWTVAYFTRDQALRMIIKPILRQPEVKPEVKAAEPAAVKSST
- a CDS encoding DUF5009 domain-containing protein — translated: MLKPSQRLLSIDAFRALTMLTMIFVNDVSGVKNIPEWIDHVKAQDDGMGFADTVFPAFLFIVGLSIPFAIGKRISKQDSFFSIESHILLRSLAMIVMGFFHVNLESYSAAAVIPYALWELLITIGFFLVWLDYPPDMKAARKYTLTGAGIVLLGLLAALYKGGSAEDPHWMQPSWWGILGIIGWAYLVSATLYLVVKGRFAAITAILGLFLLINILTHAGILHVDIPIIGDASSVSLIVAGAVISSLYTLLDKKGKQGAVLPVFLGLGILAIIAGFVLRPYTEGISKIRSTPAWVFICSGISILVFTAMIWLVDIKGKMNWFKAIRPAGTSTLTCYLIPYLLYSLLMLAGFHFPAWLSEGMTGLLRSVAIAFLVILLVGWMEKKKIRLKI
- the treF gene encoding alpha,alpha-trehalase TreF, which produces MNGKLLLITGAIASFMACKHQEQPLVKERSPRQEFPGLFEEVQTARIFPDSKTFADCAPKASPASVLQSYAKERTAVGFDLSTFVHNHFYVPAAATSAYVTDTAQDVIAHIESLWNVLKRLPDTANTWGSLIPLPDPYVVPGGRFREVYYWDSYFTMLGLKESGRIDLIEHMIKNFAYLIRTYGFIPNGNRTYYLTRSQPPYFALMVQLLVSAKEDHKQEILTTYLDVLEKEYHFWMKKPTEGQHTAEHLITLKDGTTLNRYWDRGTWPREESWREDILTAKKSPLHDAVYRELRTGAESGWDYSCRWFEDGKSLETIHITDIIPVDLNCLLYNLEQTLADAYNMKGNTLKALQYESAAATRRDAILRYCWDPKTGFFRDYDFKKEKRTSVLSLGGMYPFFFGIARAGQADSMTLVLQKEFLYPGGLVSTPFETGEQWDAPNGWAPLQWMAINGLLNYDKTTLASEIADRWSRQNIRVFKQTGKLLEKYNVKDTSLTGGGGEYPNQDGFGWTNGVLLKILHMQQQGLLNNGKNIDTL